The following coding sequences lie in one Saccharopolyspora hordei genomic window:
- a CDS encoding PfkB family carbohydrate kinase yields the protein MPRRPGPGGRRARKCRPGGAALAAVLGDAQGADVTLITGRSGDSAGRELGRVLAARCVLLDAPFTGGTPSKTRVRADGQSLVRLDTGDGTVPDLPLGEGPLEALRSADAVLVADYGRGITANSWLRRELARLPSDVPLVWDPHPRGSEPLPRADLVVPNRPEALLLGAGSASADGASALRLRWGCGAVAITLGAGGAVLAPPGEVLPAPELVGSTPDVCGAGDSFAVATTLALGRGVSLRRAVRYGVNCASRFVAEGGAGAWACNGDEPPPPRRTGSSLDRVDRVRAWGGRVVAAGGCFDLLHPGHVELLNRARTFGDVLVVCMNSDESVRRLKGPPRPLVRADDRRCLLEALECVDAVEVFDELSPCALLDRLRPDVWVKGGDYELSQLPEARVVERHGGRTVLVPLVDGYSTSRMLRDLQLPA from the coding sequence GTGCCCCGACGCCCCGGTCCCGGTGGTCGACGGGCCCGCAAGTGCCGGCCGGGCGGTGCCGCGCTGGCCGCCGTCCTGGGCGACGCCCAGGGCGCCGACGTCACGCTGATCACGGGCCGCAGCGGGGATTCCGCGGGCCGCGAGCTCGGCCGGGTGCTGGCCGCGCGGTGCGTGCTGCTGGACGCGCCGTTCACCGGGGGCACGCCGAGCAAGACCCGGGTGCGCGCGGACGGGCAGTCGCTGGTGCGCCTGGACACCGGGGACGGGACGGTGCCGGACCTGCCGCTGGGGGAGGGACCGCTGGAGGCGCTGCGCAGCGCGGACGCCGTCCTGGTCGCCGACTACGGGCGCGGCATCACGGCCAACTCCTGGCTGCGCCGGGAACTGGCCCGGCTGCCCTCCGACGTCCCGCTGGTGTGGGACCCGCACCCCCGCGGCAGCGAACCGCTGCCGCGCGCCGACCTGGTGGTGCCCAACCGACCGGAGGCGCTGCTGCTGGGGGCGGGCTCGGCGTCGGCGGACGGGGCGAGCGCCCTGCGGCTGCGGTGGGGGTGCGGCGCGGTGGCGATCACCCTCGGCGCGGGCGGCGCCGTGCTGGCCCCGCCGGGCGAGGTGCTGCCCGCGCCCGAGCTGGTCGGCAGCACGCCCGACGTCTGCGGCGCGGGCGACAGCTTCGCCGTCGCCACGACCCTGGCCCTGGGGCGCGGGGTCTCGCTGCGCCGAGCGGTGCGCTACGGCGTGAACTGCGCCAGCCGCTTCGTGGCCGAGGGCGGTGCCGGGGCGTGGGCGTGCAACGGCGACGAGCCCCCGCCGCCGCGGCGCACCGGCTCGTCGTTGGACCGCGTGGACCGGGTCCGGGCGTGGGGCGGCCGGGTGGTCGCCGCCGGTGGGTGCTTCGACCTGCTGCACCCGGGCCACGTCGAGCTGCTCAACCGGGCCCGGACGTTCGGCGACGTGCTCGTGGTGTGCATGAACTCCGACGAGTCGGTGCGGCGGCTCAAGGGACCGCCGCGTCCGCTGGTGCGCGCCGACGACCGCCGGTGCCTGCTCGAGGCGCTCGAGTGCGTGGACGCGGTGGAGGTGTTCGACGAGCTCTCCCCGTGCGCGCTGCTGGACCGGCTCCGCCCGGACGTCTGGGTCAAGGGCGGGGACTACGAGCTCTCGCAGCTGCCCGAGGCGCGCGTGGTCGAGCGCCACGGCGGGCGGACCGTGCTCGTCCCGCTGGTGGACGGCTACTCGACGAGCCGGATGCTGCGCGACCTGCAACTGCCGGCCTGA
- a CDS encoding SIS domain-containing protein, whose amino-acid sequence MIEEHFTALSATADRTRAAAPKVRAWARRLVTVLEGGGRLLTCGNGGSAAEAQHLSGELAGRFLRDRRPYAAIPLHADTSAFTAILNDYGEQEVFARGVRAHGRPGDVLIALSTSGRSHNVIAAAKTAREIGVRAWALTGPAPNSLAATCDDAICVEAAEVATVQEIHLALVHALCAEFDALTVGPAEVQP is encoded by the coding sequence GTGATCGAGGAACACTTCACCGCGTTGAGCGCGACCGCGGACCGCACCCGCGCAGCAGCTCCGAAGGTCCGCGCCTGGGCCCGCCGGCTCGTCACCGTGCTGGAGGGCGGCGGCAGGTTGCTGACGTGCGGCAACGGCGGCAGCGCGGCCGAGGCACAGCACCTGAGCGGCGAACTGGCCGGGCGCTTCCTGCGCGACCGCCGGCCCTACGCGGCGATCCCGCTGCACGCCGACACCTCCGCGTTCACCGCGATCCTCAACGACTACGGGGAGCAGGAGGTCTTCGCCCGGGGCGTGCGGGCGCACGGCAGGCCCGGGGACGTGCTCATCGCGCTGTCCACCAGCGGCCGCAGCCACAACGTCATCGCCGCGGCCAAGACCGCCCGGGAGATCGGGGTGCGGGCCTGGGCGCTGACCGGGCCCGCGCCGAACAGCCTCGCCGCCACCTGCGACGACGCGATCTGCGTCGAGGCCGCCGAGGTCGCCACCGTCCAGGAGATCCACCTGGCGCTGGTGCACGCGCTGTGCGCCGAGTTCGACGCGCTCACCGTCGGCCCCGCGGAGGTGCAGCCGTGA
- a CDS encoding SDR family oxidoreductase, with protein MRELGNVLITGGASGLGAATVEAVAAGGGTPLVLDRAVPSAPVKYACVDLADRRAAERAVRELADSVGGLDAVFTAAGVDSCGTLGSVPAEDWERVLEVNLLGTAAVVRAALPYLERVRGTVVTCASTLGLSAVSDATAYCASKFGVVGFTRALAAETSGRVGVTLLVPGGMRTAFFDGRDEQYKPPPGAKLNDPADVAATVVFALRQPPGCEVREMVVCHSEEPSWP; from the coding sequence ATGAGAGAGCTGGGCAACGTGCTGATCACCGGCGGTGCGTCCGGTCTCGGCGCGGCGACCGTCGAGGCGGTGGCCGCCGGTGGCGGGACGCCGCTGGTGCTCGACCGGGCGGTGCCCTCGGCGCCGGTGAAGTACGCCTGCGTCGACCTGGCCGACCGCCGCGCGGCCGAGCGGGCGGTGCGGGAGCTGGCCGACTCGGTCGGCGGGCTCGACGCGGTGTTCACCGCGGCCGGCGTCGACAGCTGCGGGACGCTGGGGTCGGTGCCCGCGGAGGACTGGGAACGCGTCCTCGAGGTCAACCTCCTCGGCACCGCCGCCGTGGTGCGCGCCGCGCTGCCGTACCTGGAGCGGGTGCGGGGCACCGTGGTGACCTGCGCGTCCACCCTCGGGCTCAGCGCGGTCAGCGACGCGACCGCCTACTGCGCTTCGAAGTTCGGCGTCGTCGGCTTCACCCGCGCGCTGGCCGCCGAGACCAGCGGCCGCGTCGGGGTCACGCTGCTCGTGCCGGGCGGGATGCGCACCGCGTTCTTCGACGGCCGCGACGAGCAGTACAAGCCGCCGCCGGGCGCCAAGCTCAACGACCCGGCGGACGTGGCGGCGACCGTCGTCTTCGCGCTGCGGCAGCCACCCGGGTGCGAGGTGCGCGAGATGGTGGTGTGCCACTCGGAGGAGCCGTCGTGGCCGTGA
- a CDS encoding GAF domain-containing protein: MDGRREHTGAPVLGALLSGLVLTVPGAAMGCLSSAAPVRLSLHTDSRAAAIDAGQLREGSGPRVEVARTRRAVHADVTQVRICWPRFARAAREAHVFSFLIVPLTGSPQLDGAVSLYGGRSHAFTDADVTTALRAVAGIRRELLGLAADRTPRRR, encoded by the coding sequence GTGGACGGACGCCGCGAGCACACCGGGGCACCGGTGCTGGGCGCGCTGCTGTCCGGGCTCGTGCTGACCGTTCCCGGCGCCGCGATGGGCTGCCTCAGCAGCGCCGCCCCGGTCCGGCTGTCGCTGCACACCGACTCACGCGCCGCCGCGATCGACGCCGGCCAGCTCCGGGAGGGCTCGGGTCCGCGGGTGGAGGTGGCGCGCACGCGCCGCGCGGTGCACGCCGACGTCACCCAGGTCCGGATCTGCTGGCCCCGCTTCGCGCGCGCCGCCCGCGAAGCGCACGTGTTCAGCTTCCTCATCGTCCCGCTCACCGGCAGCCCGCAGCTGGACGGCGCGGTGAGCCTCTACGGGGGGCGCTCGCACGCCTTCACCGACGCCGACGTCACGACCGCGCTGCGCGCGGTGGCCGGGATCCGCCGGGAACTGCTCGGACTCGCCGCTGACCGGACGCCGCGTCGGCGGTGA
- a CDS encoding glycosyltransferase family 2 protein encodes MTRDTTVVIATRDRCAELDRTLRRLSALRHPPPVVVVDNASTDGTARLVAEQHPQVDLVRAPENLGAAGRNLGVDRASTSYVAFSDDDSWWAEGALDRAEEVFAAHPEVGLVAARTLVGPEERLDPVNVAMARSPLPTPAGLPGPRVLGFTACAAVVRRRAFLAVGGFSATLFFGAEEKLLAYDLAATGWDLVYEARVQAHHHPSTVRAAPEVRRALEERNNLLIAWMRYAPGAALHRTFAVLRACPTDGASRRALRAAVRQLPTALAQRRQLPARVIREVDVLEGTS; translated from the coding sequence ATGACGCGCGACACCACCGTCGTGATCGCCACGCGCGACCGGTGCGCGGAGCTCGACCGCACGCTGCGCCGGCTCAGCGCGCTGCGGCACCCGCCGCCGGTCGTCGTCGTGGACAACGCCTCCACGGACGGCACCGCGCGGCTGGTGGCCGAGCAGCACCCGCAGGTCGACCTGGTCCGCGCCCCGGAGAACCTCGGCGCCGCGGGGCGCAACCTGGGCGTCGACCGGGCGAGCACCAGCTACGTCGCCTTCAGCGACGACGACTCGTGGTGGGCCGAGGGGGCGCTCGACCGCGCCGAAGAGGTCTTCGCGGCGCACCCCGAGGTCGGGTTGGTCGCCGCGCGCACGCTCGTCGGGCCGGAGGAGCGCCTGGACCCGGTGAACGTGGCGATGGCGCGCTCCCCGCTGCCGACACCGGCCGGGCTGCCCGGGCCGCGCGTCCTCGGCTTCACCGCGTGCGCCGCGGTGGTCCGGCGCCGCGCGTTCCTGGCGGTCGGTGGCTTCAGCGCCACGCTCTTCTTCGGCGCCGAGGAGAAGCTGCTCGCCTACGACCTCGCGGCGACGGGCTGGGACCTGGTCTACGAGGCGCGCGTGCAGGCCCACCACCACCCGTCCACGGTGCGGGCCGCGCCCGAGGTGCGGCGGGCGCTGGAGGAGCGGAACAACCTGCTCATCGCGTGGATGCGCTACGCGCCGGGTGCGGCGCTGCACCGGACGTTCGCGGTGCTCCGCGCGTGTCCCACCGACGGGGCGAGCCGCCGCGCCCTGCGCGCGGCCGTGCGGCAGCTGCCGACCGCGCTCGCGCAGCGCAGGCAGCTGCCCGCACGGGTGATCCGGGAAGTCGACGTGCTGGAGGGGACGAGCTGA
- a CDS encoding polysaccharide pyruvyl transferase family protein produces the protein MRVLITGWASFLHGEATAGDVLSAQHVAAALTEHGIDHDTAWSPRFAPRALHLDDARPEDYTHLVFVCGPAHGWQVRELHTRFPDCHRVAVGVSVLRSDDPAVTGFHRVLPRDGADTAAVDLAAPVAVPGTVPVVGVALAPDQPEYGERRAHDAVHRALLDWLTRLDCARLELTTRLAIDDWRCCATAEQFGALVDRVDVVVTTRLHGLVFGLSRGRPALAVDPVRGGGKVSAQAAAWGWPAVVRPEDLDDAVLDRWWTWCRSDRARAAAQEHRATRSPLVRAGVEHLLGTGALEHR, from the coding sequence GTGCGTGTCCTGATCACCGGGTGGGCCAGCTTCCTGCACGGCGAAGCCACCGCGGGCGACGTGCTGAGCGCGCAGCACGTGGCGGCGGCGCTGACCGAACACGGGATCGACCACGACACCGCGTGGAGCCCGCGGTTCGCACCGCGCGCCCTGCACCTCGACGACGCGCGCCCGGAGGACTACACCCACCTCGTCTTCGTGTGCGGTCCCGCGCACGGCTGGCAGGTGCGCGAGCTGCACACCCGGTTCCCGGACTGCCACCGCGTCGCGGTGGGCGTGTCGGTGCTGCGGTCCGACGACCCCGCGGTGACCGGCTTCCACCGCGTCCTCCCGCGTGACGGGGCGGACACCGCCGCGGTCGACCTCGCCGCCCCGGTGGCGGTGCCGGGGACGGTCCCGGTCGTGGGCGTCGCGCTCGCCCCGGACCAGCCCGAGTACGGCGAGCGGCGCGCGCACGACGCGGTGCACCGGGCACTGCTGGACTGGCTCACCCGGCTCGACTGCGCCCGGCTGGAGCTGACCACCCGGCTGGCGATCGACGACTGGCGCTGCTGCGCCACCGCGGAGCAGTTCGGCGCGCTGGTCGACCGGGTCGACGTGGTGGTGACGACGCGGCTGCACGGACTGGTGTTCGGGTTGTCCCGCGGCAGGCCCGCGCTGGCGGTCGACCCGGTGCGCGGCGGCGGGAAGGTGTCCGCCCAAGCCGCCGCCTGGGGCTGGCCCGCGGTGGTCCGGCCGGAGGACCTCGACGACGCGGTGCTGGACCGGTGGTGGACCTGGTGCCGGTCCGACCGGGCGCGCGCGGCCGCGCAGGAGCACCGCGCGACCCGCTCTCCCCTGGTGCGGGCGGGGGTCGAACACCTCCTCGGCACCGGAGCGCTGGAGCACCGATGA
- a CDS encoding carbamoyltransferase C-terminal domain-containing protein, giving the protein MRILGINAVFHDPAAALVVDGRIVAAAEEERFSRRKHGKRPVPFSAWEQPELAAAWCLRHAGLTPADLDAVAYSYDPSLVDHALPGVDAKWEHLRTTFALRAPQFLRTALPGLDPEVVRFVPHHEAHAASAGLAGPLGDCAVLTLDGRGESTSALAGEYVDGQLRVHATQTLPHSLGLVYEDLTEHLGFHRSSDEYKVMALASYAKPTFLPDFAELVRSTGDGHVEVDPIDWQRWAPRRAPDAEIEEVHAQLAASVQARLEEVLLDLAGWLHRRTGRDRLAMAGGVALNCVANTRLAAAGPFREVWVQPAAGDAGTALGAALHVAAAHGEPIEPMTGADLGREWSDAEVEALLRTADVRYERPDDVADVAAEALARDEAVGWFQGRSEFGPRALGHRSLLAHPGHAANAERLNDIKGREQFRPVAPMTLAERAGELFSRGPLPSPYMLFVHDVAPDWQDRVPAAVHVDGTARPQTVDREREPLLARLLDRFHERTGLPTLVNTSFNTAGRPMVDSPVDALECFGSSAIDLLVLGPFAVRRHGGAR; this is encoded by the coding sequence GTGCGCATCCTCGGGATCAACGCCGTTTTCCACGATCCGGCAGCCGCTCTGGTGGTGGACGGCCGCATCGTCGCCGCGGCGGAGGAGGAGCGGTTCTCCCGCCGCAAGCACGGCAAGCGCCCGGTCCCCTTCTCCGCGTGGGAACAACCGGAGCTCGCGGCCGCGTGGTGCTTGCGCCACGCCGGCCTCACACCCGCGGACCTCGACGCGGTCGCCTACTCCTACGACCCGAGCCTGGTGGACCACGCGCTGCCCGGGGTCGACGCGAAGTGGGAGCACCTGCGCACCACCTTCGCGCTCCGCGCGCCGCAGTTCCTGCGCACCGCACTGCCCGGGCTGGACCCGGAGGTCGTGCGGTTCGTGCCGCACCACGAGGCGCACGCGGCGTCCGCCGGACTGGCCGGGCCGCTCGGCGACTGCGCGGTGCTGACCCTCGACGGCCGCGGGGAGTCCACATCGGCCCTGGCCGGCGAGTACGTCGACGGGCAGTTGCGGGTGCACGCGACGCAGACCCTGCCGCACTCGCTCGGACTGGTGTACGAGGACTTGACCGAGCACCTGGGCTTCCACCGGTCCAGCGACGAGTACAAGGTCATGGCGCTGGCCTCCTACGCGAAACCGACGTTCCTGCCGGACTTCGCCGAGCTCGTCCGGAGCACCGGCGACGGGCACGTCGAGGTCGACCCGATCGACTGGCAGCGGTGGGCGCCCCGCCGGGCGCCGGACGCCGAGATCGAGGAGGTGCACGCCCAGCTGGCCGCCAGCGTCCAGGCCCGCCTGGAGGAGGTGCTGCTCGACCTCGCCGGGTGGCTGCACCGCCGGACGGGGCGGGACCGGCTGGCGATGGCCGGTGGGGTCGCGCTGAACTGCGTGGCGAACACCCGCCTGGCCGCGGCGGGTCCCTTCCGCGAGGTGTGGGTGCAACCCGCTGCCGGTGACGCGGGGACCGCGCTGGGCGCGGCGCTGCACGTCGCCGCCGCGCACGGCGAGCCGATCGAGCCGATGACCGGCGCCGACCTCGGCCGCGAGTGGTCCGACGCGGAGGTCGAAGCGCTGCTGCGGACCGCCGACGTGCGCTACGAGCGGCCCGACGACGTCGCCGACGTGGCCGCCGAGGCGCTGGCGCGCGACGAGGCGGTCGGGTGGTTCCAGGGCCGCAGCGAGTTCGGGCCGCGGGCGCTGGGGCACCGCTCGCTGCTCGCGCACCCCGGCCACGCCGCGAACGCCGAGCGGCTCAACGACATCAAGGGACGCGAGCAGTTCCGCCCGGTGGCGCCCATGACGCTGGCCGAACGCGCGGGCGAGCTGTTCTCCCGCGGACCGCTGCCCAGCCCGTACATGCTCTTCGTGCACGACGTGGCACCGGACTGGCAGGACCGCGTCCCGGCCGCGGTGCACGTCGACGGGACCGCCCGGCCGCAGACCGTCGACCGGGAGCGGGAACCGCTGCTGGCCCGGCTGCTGGACCGCTTCCACGAGCGCACCGGTCTGCCCACGCTGGTCAACACCAGCTTCAACACCGCGGGCCGCCCGATGGTCGACAGCCCGGTCGACGCGCTGGAGTGCTTCGGCTCCTCGGCGATCGACCTGCTGGTCCTCGGGCCCTTCGCGGTCCGGCGCCACGGCGGTGCGCGATGA
- a CDS encoding HAD-IIIA family hydrolase, which yields MSGEHLDYAVVIPTTGRPSLGALLRALDTDSGPAPREVVVVDDRPEPGPPLDLPETALPCAVVRSGGRGPAAARNEGWRRVDAEWVVFLDDDVVPGPLWRKSLVGDLDVPPDVAGCQGTITVPLPGSRRPTDWERGTAGLADAWWITADMAYRREVLERCGGFDERFRRAFREDADLALRVQATGHRLVTGSRATEHPVRAAGFFASVRAQAGNADNAIMRRKHGTRWRRRIGEGPGRTRRHLATTVAGLTAALAACGRGRRWRTTAKAAAAVWLALTAEFATRRIAPGPRAPGELARMLVTSVLIPPAACWHRLRGEWRTARAGQRKPAAVLFDRDDTLVHDVPYNGDPAQVRPKRGVRAALDRLRVDGVPIGVVSNQSGVARGLLTEDDLAAVNAEVRRQLGPFDTWQCCVHGEDDGCDCRKPAPGLVERAAADLGVPPGECVVIGDTGADVAAATAAGARAVLVPTDRTRPEEITDALLTAEVAPTVEDAVARMLGRTT from the coding sequence ATGAGCGGGGAGCACCTCGACTACGCCGTCGTGATCCCCACGACGGGGCGGCCCAGCCTCGGCGCCCTGCTCCGGGCGCTGGACACCGACAGCGGCCCGGCGCCGCGCGAGGTCGTCGTCGTCGACGACCGCCCGGAACCGGGGCCGCCGCTGGACCTGCCGGAGACGGCGCTGCCGTGCGCGGTCGTCCGGTCCGGCGGGCGCGGTCCGGCGGCCGCGCGCAACGAGGGCTGGCGCCGTGTGGACGCCGAGTGGGTGGTGTTCCTCGACGACGACGTGGTCCCCGGTCCACTGTGGAGGAAGTCGCTCGTCGGCGACCTCGACGTGCCGCCCGACGTGGCCGGGTGCCAGGGCACGATCACCGTGCCGCTGCCGGGATCCCGCCGCCCCACCGACTGGGAGCGCGGCACCGCGGGGCTCGCCGACGCGTGGTGGATCACCGCGGACATGGCCTACCGGCGCGAGGTCCTGGAGCGCTGCGGCGGTTTCGACGAGCGGTTCCGCCGCGCCTTCCGCGAGGACGCCGACCTGGCGCTGCGGGTGCAGGCGACCGGCCACCGTCTGGTCACCGGGAGCCGGGCCACCGAGCACCCGGTGCGTGCCGCCGGGTTCTTCGCGAGCGTGCGGGCGCAGGCGGGCAACGCCGACAACGCCATCATGCGCCGCAAGCACGGCACCCGGTGGCGGCGGCGCATCGGGGAAGGCCCCGGGCGCACCCGGCGGCACCTCGCGACCACCGTCGCCGGGCTCACGGCCGCGCTCGCCGCGTGCGGGCGGGGACGGCGGTGGCGCACGACGGCGAAGGCCGCCGCCGCGGTGTGGCTGGCGCTGACCGCGGAGTTCGCGACGCGACGCATCGCCCCCGGACCGCGCGCGCCCGGGGAACTCGCGCGGATGCTGGTCACCAGCGTGCTCATCCCGCCGGCGGCGTGCTGGCACCGGCTGCGCGGGGAGTGGCGCACCGCCCGCGCCGGGCAGCGCAAGCCGGCCGCGGTGCTGTTCGACCGGGACGACACGCTCGTCCACGACGTCCCCTACAACGGCGACCCGGCCCAGGTGCGGCCGAAGCGCGGCGTCCGCGCCGCGCTCGACCGGCTGCGGGTGGACGGCGTCCCGATCGGGGTGGTGAGCAACCAGTCCGGCGTGGCGCGCGGGCTGCTGACCGAGGACGACCTCGCCGCGGTGAACGCCGAGGTGCGCCGCCAGCTGGGCCCGTTCGACACCTGGCAGTGCTGCGTGCACGGCGAGGACGACGGCTGCGACTGCCGGAAACCGGCACCGGGGCTCGTCGAGCGCGCCGCGGCGGACCTGGGCGTCCCGCCGGGGGAGTGCGTGGTCATCGGCGACACCGGCGCGGACGTGGCGGCGGCGACCGCCGCCGGTGCGCGGGCGGTCCTGGTGCCCACCGACCGGACGCGGCCCGAGGAGATCACCGATGCGCTGCTCACCGCGGAGGTGGCGCCCACGGTCGAGGACGCGGTCGCGCGGATGCTGGGCAGGACGACATGA
- a CDS encoding NAD-dependent epimerase/dehydratase family protein translates to MGWHFRRAVVTGGAGFLGSHLCEELIARGTSVICVDNLCTGTERNLAGLRSDPRFEFVAHDIARDAYHVDDVDLVVHLASPASPVDYSRMPLETLRAGSSGTQHALELAERNGARFLLASTSEVYGDPLRHPQSEDYWGNVDPVGPRAVYDEAKRYAEALTSAYGRHRGVATRIARVFNSFGPRMRPDDGRVVSTFVRQALRDEAITVHGDGNQTRSLCYVDDTVRGLLAVAAGDRPTPVNIGRPGEIPVRGLAELVRSLAGSRSPIEHVAAAAGEPRRRCPDITVAISELGWRPEVGVVEGLRRTMEWFTADAASGQRRVRAVPGGSRPPRAARS, encoded by the coding sequence GTGGGATGGCACTTCCGCCGGGCCGTGGTCACAGGTGGGGCCGGTTTCCTCGGTTCCCACCTGTGCGAGGAGCTCATCGCGCGCGGGACGTCGGTGATCTGCGTGGACAACCTGTGCACGGGCACCGAACGCAACCTCGCCGGGCTGCGCTCCGACCCGCGCTTCGAGTTCGTCGCGCACGACATCGCGCGCGACGCCTACCACGTCGACGACGTCGACCTGGTGGTGCACCTCGCCTCGCCGGCGTCCCCGGTGGACTACTCCCGCATGCCGCTGGAGACCCTGCGCGCGGGCAGCAGCGGCACCCAGCACGCGCTGGAACTGGCCGAGCGCAACGGGGCCCGCTTCCTGCTCGCCTCCACCAGCGAGGTCTACGGCGACCCGCTGCGCCACCCGCAGTCCGAGGACTACTGGGGCAACGTCGACCCCGTCGGGCCGCGCGCGGTGTACGACGAGGCCAAGCGCTACGCCGAAGCGCTCACCTCCGCCTACGGCAGGCACCGCGGGGTGGCGACCCGGATCGCTCGGGTGTTCAACTCCTTCGGCCCGCGCATGCGTCCCGACGACGGGCGGGTGGTGTCCACGTTCGTCCGCCAAGCACTGCGGGACGAGGCGATCACCGTGCACGGCGACGGGAACCAGACCCGCTCACTGTGCTATGTGGACGACACCGTCCGCGGGCTGCTCGCGGTCGCGGCCGGGGACCGGCCGACGCCGGTGAACATCGGGCGGCCGGGGGAGATCCCGGTGCGCGGCCTGGCCGAGCTGGTCCGCAGCCTCGCCGGGTCGCGCTCGCCGATCGAGCACGTCGCCGCCGCCGCGGGCGAACCCCGTCGGCGCTGCCCGGACATCACCGTGGCGATCAGCGAGCTCGGCTGGCGCCCGGAGGTCGGTGTCGTGGAGGGCCTGCGCCGCACCATGGAGTGGTTCACCGCCGACGCGGCGTCCGGTCAGCGGCGAGTCCGAGCAGTTCCCGGCGGATCCCGGCCACCGCGCGCAGCGCGGTCGTGA
- a CDS encoding glycosyltransferase: MRIDLVSEHASPLAALGGVDAGGQNVHVAELAGGLARRGHDVVVHTRRDDTSLPQVVRTSAGFTVEHVPAGPPTHVPKDHLLPYMEEFGRQLAKRWAHDPPDLVHAHFWMSGLAAQRGAAGSGVPVLQTFHALGRVKRRHQGAEDTSPPERIDVEADLARSADAVIATCSDEVAELAEMGLPPERAAVVPCGIDLARFRPDPRGVPVRARPRVLCIGRLVERKGVDIAIRALADVPDAELLIAGGPPPAQWSSDPEVARLEAVALEAGVADRTRFLGQVEHDRAPQLYRSVDVVVSVPWYEPFGTVPVEAMACGVPPVVSAVGGHLDTVIDGCTGLRVPPHDPAAVAEAVRELLARPRWRQEMSEAGVEWARSRYDWNKLVQETEVVYRQVVAAPTVVSGGGAP; encoded by the coding sequence ATGAGGATCGACCTGGTCTCCGAGCACGCGAGCCCGCTCGCGGCCCTCGGCGGCGTGGACGCGGGCGGGCAGAACGTCCACGTCGCGGAGCTGGCCGGTGGGCTGGCCCGCCGCGGCCACGACGTCGTCGTCCACACACGACGCGACGACACCTCGCTGCCGCAGGTCGTGCGCACCAGCGCCGGGTTCACCGTCGAGCACGTGCCGGCCGGTCCCCCGACCCACGTCCCGAAGGACCACCTCCTGCCCTACATGGAGGAGTTCGGGCGGCAGCTGGCGAAGCGGTGGGCGCACGACCCACCCGACCTCGTGCACGCGCACTTCTGGATGAGCGGGTTGGCGGCCCAGCGCGGCGCGGCCGGGTCGGGGGTGCCGGTGCTGCAGACCTTCCACGCGCTGGGCCGGGTCAAGAGACGGCACCAGGGAGCCGAGGACACCAGCCCGCCGGAGCGCATCGACGTCGAGGCCGACCTCGCGCGCAGCGCCGACGCGGTGATCGCGACCTGCTCCGACGAGGTCGCCGAGCTCGCCGAGATGGGGCTGCCACCCGAGCGCGCCGCCGTGGTGCCCTGCGGCATCGACCTGGCGAGGTTCCGGCCGGACCCGCGCGGCGTCCCGGTGCGCGCCCGCCCCCGGGTCCTGTGCATCGGCCGGCTCGTCGAGCGCAAGGGCGTCGACATCGCCATCCGGGCGCTCGCCGACGTCCCGGACGCGGAGCTGCTCATCGCCGGCGGACCGCCGCCGGCCCAGTGGAGCAGCGACCCGGAGGTCGCCCGCCTCGAGGCCGTCGCCCTGGAGGCCGGGGTGGCCGACCGGACCCGGTTCCTGGGGCAGGTCGAGCACGACCGGGCCCCGCAGCTGTACCGGTCGGTCGACGTGGTCGTCAGCGTGCCCTGGTACGAGCCGTTCGGGACCGTGCCGGTGGAGGCGATGGCGTGCGGCGTGCCGCCGGTGGTCAGCGCGGTCGGCGGGCACCTGGACACGGTCATCGACGGCTGCACCGGGCTGCGCGTGCCCCCGCACGACCCCGCCGCGGTGGCCGAGGCGGTGCGGGAGCTGCTGGCCCGCCCGCGGTGGCGGCAGGAGATGAGCGAGGCCGGGGTCGAGTGGGCCCGCTCGCGCTACGACTGGAACAAGCTCGTCCAGGAGACCGAGGTCGTCTACCGGCAGGTGGTGGCGGCTCCGACGGTCGTTTCGGGAGGGGGAGCGCCGTGA